The proteins below come from a single Micropterus dolomieu isolate WLL.071019.BEF.003 ecotype Adirondacks linkage group LG05, ASM2129224v1, whole genome shotgun sequence genomic window:
- the hdlbpa gene encoding high density lipoprotein binding protein a isoform X3, translating into MSSVAVLTQESFNEHRSGLLPEQSGGTSAGEEEEALPTYKDAFPPLPEKASSPEGTQETANAWTSKIRPLKSSIITQVFHVPLEERKYKDINQFGEGDQAKVCVDIMHKTGAHLELSLAKDQGLSIMVSGKLDAVMKARKEIVSRLQTQASATVAIPKEHHRFVIGKNGEKLQELELKTATKIQIPRPDDPSNQIKISGTKEGLEKAKHEILLISAEQDKRAVERVNIDKAYHPFITGAYNKLVGEMMNETGARINVPPPSVNKTEIVITGEKEQVALAVAMIKKITEDKKKNATTIAVEVKKSQHKYVIGPKGNTLQEILDKTGVSVEIPPSDSSSETVMLRGEPDRLGQALTEVYAKANSYTVSSVSAPSWLHRFIIGKKGQNLAKITQQMPKVHIEFTEGEDKITLEGPTKDVQMVQSQIEAIVTDLVSRMDYTEISVDPKFHRHLIGKGGVNINRIKEQHKVTVRIPPDNEKSNLIRIEGDPQGVQEAKKELLELASRMENERTKDLIIEQRFHRAIIGQKGEKIKEVRDKFPEVMINFPDPAQKSDIVQLRGPRTEVEKCAKFMQKIVAEMVENSYSVSVPIFKQFHRNIIGKGGSNIKKIREETNTKIDLPAENSNSEMIVITGKKANCELARNRILAIQKELANIAEIEVSIPSKLHNSLIGSKGRFVRSIMEECGGVHIHFPTEGSGIDKVIIRGPIEEVEKAKQQLLALAEEKQTKSHSAELRAKPEYHKFLIGKGGGNIRKVRDSTGARIIFPTADDKDQELITVIGTEEAVREAQKELEELIKSLDNVVEDTMTVDPKHHRYFVARRGQVLRDLADEYGGVMVSFPRTGSQSEKVTLKGAKECVEAAKKRMLEIVDDLDAQVTMECVIPQKFHRSIMGPKGSRIQQITRDHNVQIKFPEREDPQAVPPAEAPIQENGEANGEVKEPADPNAPKKCDVIVISGRKERCDAAVEALKALVPVTTEVEVPFELHRYIIGQKGNGIRKMMDEFEVNIQVPAPDQQSDKIAITGLANHLDRAKEGLLERVKELQAEQEDRALRSFKLTITVDPKYHPKIIGRKGAIITNIRTEHDVNIQFPEKNDENQDQITITGYEHKAIAARDAIKAIVDELEEMISEDITLDSRVHARIIGARGKGIRKIMDEFKVDLRFPQSGAADPNLVTVTGRPELVDEAIDHLLNLEEEYMADVVENEAKMAYMRPPGGSAAAMDEQRGPSKGFVVREAPWTTANEKAPDMSSSEDFPSFGAPVATKTSPWGPKRF; encoded by the exons ATGAGCTCAGTCGCTGTACTTACACAGGAAAGCTTCAATGAGCACCGCAGTGGGCTCTTGCCAGAGCAGAGTGGTG GAACCAgtgcaggagaggaggaggaagcccTTCCCACCTACAAGGATGCTTTCCCACCTCTGCCCGAGAAGGCATCCTCACCTGAGGGGACCCAGGAAACTGCTAACGCCTGGACATCCAAGATCCGTCCTCTGAAGTCTTCTATTATCACCCAG GTTTTCCATGTGCCGCTAGAGGAGCGCAAGTACAAGGACATCAACCAGTTTGGGGAAGGAGATCAAGCCAAGGTCTGTGTGGACATCATGCACAAGACCGGAGCCCACCTGGAACTCTCCTTGGCAAAAGATCAGGGTCTCTCTATCATGGTTTCTGGAAAGTTGGATGCCGTGATGAAGGCCCGTAAGGAGATTGTGTCCCGACTGCAGACTCAG GCTTCAGCTACTGTTGCCATCCCCAAGGAGCATCATCGTTTTGTCATCGGCAAAAATGGGGAGAAGCTTCAGGAGCTAGAGCTCAAGACTGCCACCAAAATCCAAATCCCACGACCGGACGACCCCAGCAACCAGATCAAGATCTCTGGTACCAAGGAGGGGCTGGAGAAGGCAAAGCATGAGATCCTGTTGATCTCTGCTGAGCAG GACAAGCGTGCTGTAGAGAGGGTGAACATTGACAAGGCGTACCATCCATTCATCACCGGCGCCTATAATAAGCTTGTAGGAGAGATGATGAATGAGACCGGTGCCCGCATTAATGTCCCCCCTCCAAGTGTGAACAAGACCGAGATTGTCATCACTGGGGAAAAGGAGCAGGTGGCCCTTGCTGTGGCTATGATCAAAAAGATTACTGAAGACAAG AAAAAGAATGCCACCACTATTGCAGTGGAAGTGAAGAAATCTCAGCACAAGTATGTGATTGGCCCCAAGGGAAACACCCTGCAGGAGATCCTGGATAAAACTGGTGTCTCTGTTGAGATCCCACCTTCTGACAGCAGCTCAGAAACTGTCATGCTTCGCGGGGAGCCGGACCGCCTGGGTCAGGCCCTCACCGAGGTTTATGCCAAG GCAAACAGCTACACCGTTTCCTCGGTCTCAGCTCCTTCTTGGCTTCATCGTTTCATTATTGGCAAGAAGGGGCAAAACTTGGCCAAGATTACCCAACAAATGCCCAAG GTGCACATTGAGTTCACCGAGGGAGAAGATAAGATCACCCTGGAGGGTCCCACCAAAGATGTGCAAATGGTGCAGAGCCAGATTGAAGCCATTGTTACAGATCTG GTAAGCCGTATGGACTACACAGAGATCAGCGTGGATCCCAAATTCCACCGACACCTGATTGGAAAAGGTGGCGTTAACA tcaACCGCATCAAAGAGCAGCACAAGGTGACTGTCCGTATCCCCCCTGACAACGAGAAAAGCAACCTGATCCGTATTGAGGGGGATCCCCAGGGTGTGCAGGAGGCCAAGAAGGAACTGCTTGAGCTTGCGTCACGCATG GAGAATGAGCGTACAAAGGACCTGATCATTGAACAGCGTTTTCACAGAGCCATCATCGGCCAAAAAGGGGAGAAGATAAAAGAAGTGCGCGACAAATTCCCAGAG GTCATGATCAATTTCCCTGACCCAGCACAGAAAAGTGACATCGTTCAACTTAGGGGCCCACGAACTGAAGTGGAAAAATGTGCAAAATTTATGCAGAAGATAGTGGCTGAAATG GTGGAGAACAGCTATTCTGTCTCGGTCCCCATCTTCAAGCAGTTCCACAGGAACATAATTGGAAAAGGAGGATCAAATATTAAGAAG ATTCGagaggaaacaaacacaaaaattgACCTGCCTGCTGAGAACAGCAACTCGGAGATGATTGTCATCACTGGAAAGAAGGCTAACTGTGAGCTTGCGAGAAATCGCATCTTGGCCATTCAGAAGGAGCTG GCAAACATTGCAGAGATAGAGGTGTCCATTCCTTCCAAGCTGCACAACTCGTTGATTGGGTCAAAGGGCCGTTTTGTGCGCTCGATCATGGAGGAGTGCGGCGGTGTGCACATCCACTTTCCCACCGAGGGCTCAGGGATTGATAAGGTCATCATCCGAGGCCCTAtagaggaggtggagaaagCCAAGCAGCAACTGCTTGCCTTGGCAGAGGAGAAG caaacaaAGAGTCACTCTGCCGAACTGCGTGCAAAGCCAGAATACCACAAGTTCCTCATTGGGAAAGGTGGTGGAAACATCCGTAAGGTTCGCGACAGCACCGGGGCCAGGATCATCTTCCCTACCGCAGATGACAAAGACCAGGAGCTCATCACTGTGATTGGCACTGAAGAAGCAGTGCGGGAGGCCcagaaggagctggaggagctcATAAAGAGTTTG GACAACGTCGTTGAGGATACGATGACCGTTGATCCGAAGCACCATCGCTACTTTGTGGCTCGCCGTGGCCAAGTCCTTAGGGACCTTGCAGATGAGTATGGTGGCGTGATGGTGAGCTTCCCTCGCACTGGTTCTCAGAGCGAAAAGGTCACTCTCAAAGGAGCCAAAGAATGTGTGGAAGCAGCCAAAAAGCGCATGCTGGAGATTGTTGATGACTTG GATGCTCAAGTGACCATGGAGTGTGTGATTCCTCAAAAGTTCCACCGTTCTATCATGGGTCCCAAGGGCTCACGGATCCAGCAGATCACCAGGGATCACAATGTACAGATTAAGTTCCCAGAGCGTGAGGACCCACAAG CAGTACCTCCTGCAGAGGCTCCTATTCAAGAGAATGGAGAGGCCAACGGTGAAGTGAAAGAGCCTGCCGATCCGAACGCTCCCAAGAAGTGTGATGTGATTGTGATTTCGGGCCGTAAAGAGCGGTGCGACGCTGCTGTGGAAGCACTGAAG GCCTTGGTTCCTGTCACGACTGAGGTGGAAGTGCCTTTTGAGCTTCATCGATACATCATTGGACAGAAAGGAAATGGAATTCGCAAGATGATGGATGAATTTGAG GTTAATATTCAAGTGCCTGCTCCTGACCAGCAGTCTGATAAAATCGCCATCACCGGCTTGGCCAATCACCTCGACCGCGCCAAAGAGGGCCTCTTGGAGCGTGTCAAAGAGCTGCAGGCCGAGCAGGAGGATCGG GCACTCAGGAGCTTCAAGCTGACCATCACTGTGGACCCCAAGTATCACCCCAAAATCATCGGCCGCAAGGGTGCCATTATAACAAACATCCGCACTGAGCATGATGTTAACATCCAATTCCCAGAGAAGAATGATGAAAACCAG GATCAGATTACTATTACAGGGTATGAGCACAAAGCCATAGCAGCACGAGATGCCATCAAGGCTATCGTGGATGAGCTTGAAGAGATGATCTCTGAGGACATCACCCTGGACAGCAGGGTCCATGCCCGCATTATTGGAGCCCGCGGCAAGGGCATCCGCAAGATCATGGATGAGTTTAAG GTTGATCTCAGGTTTCCCCAGAGTGGAGCTGCAGACCCGAACCTTGTGACAGTCACAGGTCGCCCTGAGCTTGTGGATGAAGCCATCGACCACCTCCTTAACCTGGAAGAAGAATAT ATGGCAGATGTTGTGGAGAATGAGGCTAAGATGGCTTACATGAGGCCTCCTGGGGGTAGCGCTGCTGCCATGGATGAACAACGTGGCCCATCCAAAGGCTTTGTGGTGAGGGAGGCCCCGTGGACCACTGCCAATGAGAAG GCCCCTGATATGAGTAGCTCTGAAGATTTCCCCAGCTTTGGAGCCCCAGTGGCAACCAAGACCTCTCCCTGGGGACCCAAGCGCTTCTAA